A DNA window from Halomonas zincidurans B6 contains the following coding sequences:
- the ileS gene encoding isoleucine--tRNA ligase, translated as MSDYKHTLNLPETDFPMRGNLPKREPARLARWQELDLYQRLRETGQGRESFVLHDGPPYANGSIHIGHAVNKILKDIIVKAKGLAGFDAPYVPGWDCHGLPIEHKIETTHGKHLPPEQARALCREYAGEQIQGQRADFERLGVVGDWAHPYRSMDFANEAGEVRALAEMVRHGYVFKGLKPVNWCFDCGSALAEAEVEYADKQSDAIDVAFACADDAKLAAAFGLSALPKSAAAVIWTTTPWTIPANQALNVHPAFSYALVDVGERLLLLAEELVESCLARFGLHGEVIATAQGEALDLIEFRHPFYDRRSPIYLADYVGIDEGSTGIVHSAPAYGLDDFVTCRAHGMAFSEIESPVQGNGVYVDELPLFGGQMIWKANPQIVAKLEEVGALLAHQKITHSYMHCWRHKTPVIYRATAQWFVGMDIRGADGRTLRECALDGIEATQFVPAWGKARLHSMIANRPDWCISRQRNWGVPIPFFLHKASGELHPRTLELMEAAAERIEAEGIDAWFRLDPAELLGDEAGDYEKVTDTLDVWFDSGTTHWHVLRGSHALGHAQGPRADLYLEGSDQHRGWFHSSLLTGCAIDGHPPYKGLLTHGFTVDAQGRKMSKSVGNVIAPQEVMDKLGADILRLWVASTDYSGEMAVSDEILKRTADVYRRIRNTSRFLLANLNGFDPARDAIAFGDMLALDQWVVDRAAQLQVRIEQAYEEYRFLDVYQQVHTFCARELGGFYLDVIKDRQYTTQADSLARRSCQTALYHVVEALARWIAPILSFTGEEVYEHIPGERRDSVLLERFYTGLATLDEGAEFGRDFWERVLQVKQAVNKCLEDARNAKQIKNGLAAEVTLYASDELRETLGRLGDELRFVLLTSEVHLASRDAGGAAQAEASELEGLRVAVAPSAHAKCERCWQHRPDVGSHAEHPDLCGRCISNLPDGPGEARHYA; from the coding sequence ATGAGCGACTACAAGCACACCCTCAACCTGCCAGAAACCGACTTCCCGATGCGCGGCAATCTGCCCAAGCGGGAACCGGCGCGCCTCGCGCGCTGGCAGGAGCTCGATCTCTACCAGCGGCTGCGCGAGACCGGGCAGGGGCGCGAATCCTTCGTGCTCCACGATGGCCCTCCCTACGCCAATGGCAGCATCCATATCGGTCACGCCGTCAACAAGATCCTCAAGGACATCATCGTCAAGGCCAAGGGCCTGGCGGGTTTCGACGCGCCCTACGTGCCGGGCTGGGATTGCCACGGGCTGCCCATCGAGCACAAGATCGAGACCACTCATGGCAAGCATCTGCCGCCGGAGCAGGCCCGCGCGCTGTGCCGCGAGTACGCCGGCGAGCAGATCCAGGGCCAGCGTGCGGATTTCGAGCGCCTCGGGGTGGTCGGCGACTGGGCGCATCCCTACCGCTCGATGGACTTCGCCAACGAGGCCGGCGAGGTGCGTGCGCTGGCCGAGATGGTCCGCCACGGTTACGTGTTCAAGGGGCTCAAGCCGGTCAACTGGTGCTTCGATTGCGGTTCGGCGCTGGCCGAGGCCGAGGTCGAGTATGCCGACAAGCAGTCCGATGCCATCGACGTGGCCTTTGCCTGCGCCGACGACGCCAAGCTGGCCGCGGCGTTCGGTCTGAGCGCATTGCCCAAGTCCGCCGCCGCGGTGATCTGGACCACCACGCCGTGGACCATTCCCGCCAACCAGGCGCTCAACGTGCACCCGGCGTTCAGCTACGCGCTGGTCGATGTCGGCGAGCGGCTGTTGCTGCTGGCCGAGGAGCTGGTGGAGAGCTGTCTGGCGCGTTTCGGCCTGCACGGCGAGGTGATCGCCACCGCCCAGGGCGAGGCGCTGGATCTGATCGAATTCCGCCACCCATTCTACGATCGCCGCTCGCCGATCTACCTGGCGGATTACGTGGGCATCGACGAGGGCAGCACCGGCATCGTCCATTCGGCACCGGCCTACGGCTTGGACGACTTCGTGACCTGCCGTGCCCACGGCATGGCGTTCAGCGAGATCGAGAGCCCGGTACAGGGCAACGGCGTCTACGTCGACGAGCTGCCGCTGTTCGGCGGCCAGATGATCTGGAAGGCCAACCCGCAGATCGTCGCCAAGCTCGAGGAGGTCGGCGCGCTGCTGGCCCATCAAAAGATCACCCACAGCTACATGCATTGCTGGCGGCACAAGACGCCGGTGATCTACCGTGCCACCGCGCAGTGGTTCGTGGGCATGGACATCCGCGGCGCGGACGGCAGGACGCTGCGCGAGTGCGCGCTGGACGGCATCGAGGCGACCCAGTTCGTGCCGGCCTGGGGCAAGGCGCGGCTGCACTCGATGATCGCCAACCGTCCCGACTGGTGCATCTCGCGCCAGCGCAACTGGGGCGTGCCGATCCCGTTCTTCCTGCACAAGGCGAGCGGCGAGCTGCACCCGCGCACCCTCGAGCTGATGGAGGCGGCAGCCGAGCGCATCGAGGCCGAGGGCATCGACGCCTGGTTTCGTCTCGACCCCGCCGAGCTGCTCGGCGACGAGGCCGGTGACTACGAGAAGGTCACCGATACCCTCGACGTGTGGTTCGACTCCGGCACCACCCACTGGCATGTGCTGCGCGGCTCCCATGCGCTGGGCCACGCGCAGGGCCCGCGTGCCGACCTGTACCTGGAAGGCTCCGACCAGCACCGCGGCTGGTTTCACTCGTCGCTGCTGACCGGCTGCGCGATCGACGGCCATCCGCCCTACAAGGGGCTGCTGACCCACGGTTTCACCGTCGACGCCCAGGGCCGCAAGATGTCCAAGTCGGTGGGCAACGTGATCGCCCCGCAGGAGGTGATGGACAAGCTCGGTGCCGACATCCTGCGGCTGTGGGTCGCCTCCACCGATTACTCCGGCGAGATGGCGGTCTCCGACGAGATATTGAAGCGTACCGCCGACGTCTACCGGCGCATCCGCAACACCTCGCGGTTCCTGCTCGCCAATCTCAACGGCTTCGACCCGGCGCGCGACGCCATCGCCTTCGGCGACATGCTGGCGCTGGATCAGTGGGTGGTCGATCGGGCCGCCCAGTTGCAGGTGCGTATCGAGCAGGCGTACGAGGAATACCGCTTCCTCGATGTCTATCAGCAGGTGCACACCTTCTGTGCGCGGGAGCTGGGCGGTTTCTACCTCGACGTGATCAAGGATCGCCAGTACACCACCCAGGCCGATTCCCTGGCCCGCCGCAGCTGCCAGACCGCGCTCTATCACGTGGTCGAGGCGCTGGCCCGCTGGATCGCGCCGATCCTGAGTTTCACCGGCGAGGAGGTCTACGAGCACATCCCCGGCGAGCGCCGCGACAGCGTGCTGCTGGAGCGCTTCTACACCGGGCTGGCCACGCTCGACGAGGGCGCCGAGTTCGGCCGCGACTTCTGGGAGCGGGTGCTGCAGGTCAAGCAGGCGGTCAACAAGTGCCTGGAGGACGCGCGCAACGCCAAGCAGATCAAGAACGGCCTGGCCGCCGAGGTCACCCTCTACGCCAGCGACGAGCTGCGCGAGACGCTGGGCCGGCTGGGCGACGAACTGCGCTTCGTGCTGCTGACCAGCGAGGTGCATCTGGCCTCCCGGGACGCTGGCGGCGCGGCGCAGGCCGAGGCCAGCGAACTCGAGGGGTTGCGGGTCGCGGTCGCGCCCAGCGCCCACGCCAAGTGCGAGCGTTGCTGGCAGCATCGCCCGGATGTCGGCAGCCACGCCGAGCACCCGGACCTGTGCGGTCGCTGCATCAGCAACCTGCCGGACGGCCCCGGGGAGGCGCGGCATTATGCCTGA
- the lspA gene encoding signal peptidase II, with protein MPDMRPEPDTAEGDQQAAPMRRPLRWLWLSLLVVVLDLGSKALASNLLIYGQPVELLPVFDLTLLYNTGAAFSFLATSGGWQRWLFALLAVGASVGLSIWLTRLKRGEVLLAGSLALIIGGALGNLYDRLVRGYVVDFLSFHWSNSYYFPAFNLADTAITLGAIGLIIETLRDARRPRA; from the coding sequence ATGCCTGACATGCGGCCTGAGCCGGATACGGCCGAGGGCGACCAGCAGGCGGCGCCGATGCGCCGGCCGTTGCGCTGGCTGTGGCTGTCGCTGCTGGTCGTGGTGCTCGACCTGGGCAGCAAGGCGCTGGCCAGCAACCTGCTGATCTATGGGCAGCCGGTGGAGCTGCTGCCGGTCTTCGACCTGACGTTGCTGTACAACACCGGCGCGGCGTTCAGCTTTCTGGCCACGTCCGGCGGCTGGCAGCGTTGGCTGTTCGCGCTGCTCGCGGTGGGCGCCAGCGTCGGCCTGAGCATCTGGCTGACCCGGCTGAAACGTGGCGAGGTGCTGCTGGCCGGCTCGCTGGCACTGATCATCGGCGGCGCGCTGGGCAATCTCTATGATCGCCTGGTGCGCGGCTATGTGGTGGATTTTCTCTCCTTCCACTGGTCAAACAGCTATTACTTTCCCGCCTTCAACCTGGCCGACACGGCCATCACCCTGGGGGCGATCGGGCTGATTATCGAAACTCTGCGTGATGCCCGGCGTCCAAGGGCCTGA